The Desulfobotulus mexicanus genome includes the window TTGTAAGAACATGCATCAGCTCTTCGGGAAGAACAGGCTTTGAGATGTAATCATCCATACCCGCCTCAAGACAGCGTACCCTGTCCTGTTGCATGGCTCCGGCGGTCATGGCGATGATGGGAATTTTTGTGTGCAGGCAAGAAGAATTTCCTTTTTCGATATGGTTCCCACGATGAATGCGGCCTGAAAACTGAGGTATGGATACCTGATGCAGTGGT containing:
- a CDS encoding response regulator: MKPLHQVSIPQFSGRIHRGNHIEKGNSSCLHTKIPIIAMTAGAMQQDRVRCLEAGMDDYISKPVLPEELMHVLTKWLPLNDALPLLMRRL